A DNA window from Camelina sativa cultivar DH55 chromosome 13, Cs, whole genome shotgun sequence contains the following coding sequences:
- the LOC104737293 gene encoding cysteine-rich receptor-like protein kinase 37 codes for MGKSCLVTTFLSLLLLFLQTPKYVNASFSCYGDFFNFNYGVSRDSLFSSLPSNVVANGGFYNASFGRESKDNRVHVVASCRRGYEKQACKTCLEHVIDDTKSKCPNQKESFSWVTDQSDDVLCSLRYTNRSTFGKLELSPVVINANPNSINSSISQNMTLFSQEWIAVVNRTLEAASTAETSSVLKYYNATKTKFTQIPDVYALMQCTPDLSPGDCKRCLRECVNYFQSQSWGKQGAGVSRPSCYFRWDIYPFYKAFDNVTRVSALPPQASSTMLNCVKDKKSFQGSKIAIIVVPTVINLFVFVVLILSWKRKPSHTGINEAFDWNDGQSMVRFDLGMILLATNNFSLENKLGQGGFGSVYKGILPSGQEIAVKRLIKGSGQGNMEFKNEVLLLTRLQHRNLVKLLGFCNDKDEEILVYEFVPNASLDRFIFDEEKRRILTWDVRYIIIEGVARGLQYLHEDSQLRIIHRDLKASNILLDADMNPKVADFGMARLFNMDETRGQTSRVVGTYGYMAPEYATYGQFSAKSDVYSFGVMLLEMICGKTNKNLEKEEEEEEELSAFVWKRWTEGRFEEIIDPLAAPSNNISINEVVKLIHIGLLCVQENVSKRPSMTSILFWLERHANTTMPVPTPVAFFTRPSPSPSPSPSPSSSL; via the exons ATGGGAAAGAGTTGTCTTGTGACTACTTTTCTCtcgcttctccttctcttccttcaaACCCCTAAATATGTTAATGCCAGTTTCAGCTGCTACGGTGACTTTTTCAATTTTAACTACGGCGTCAGTCGAGACTCCCTCTTCTCTTCCCTTCCTTCTAACGTCGTTGCAAACGGCGGTTTCTACAACGCGTCCTTTGGCAGAGAATCCAAAGACAACAGAGTCCACGTTGTTGCCTCATGCAGACGAGGCTACGAGAAGCAAGCTTGCAAGACATGTCTCGAACATGTGATTGACGACACCAAATCAAAGTGTCCTAATCAAAAAGAGTCTTTCTCCTGGGTCACTGATCAATCCGACGACGTTTTATGCTCTCTACGTTACACCAACCGCTCAACTTTTGGCAAACTGGAGCTCTCTCCAGTTGTTATCAACGCTAACCCAAACAGTATAAATTCATCCATATCCCAGAACATGACCTTGTTCAGCCAAGAATGGATTGCAGTGGTTAACCGGACGCTCGAGGCCGCTTCCACCGCTGAGACTTCCTCAGTGCTCAAGTACTATAACGCCACAAAAACAAAGTTCACACAAATTCCAGATGTTTACGCGTTGATGCAATGCACGCCTGACCTATCGCCAGGCGACTGCAAGAGATGTCTAAGAGAGTGTGTGAATTACTTTCAAAGCCAGTCCTGGGGAAAACAAGGAGCTGGGGTTAGTCGGCCTAGCTGTTATTTCCGGTGGGATATTTATCCTTTCTATAAAGCTTTTGATAATGTTACAAGAGTTTCTGCTCTTCCTCCTCAAGCTTCTTCGACTATGCTCAATTGCGTGAAAGACAAGAAAAGTTTTCAAGGAAGCAAAATTGCAATTATTGTGGTCCCAACGGTTATCAATCTCTTCGTATTTGTGGTTCTAATACTTTCTTGGAAGAGAAAGCCGTCACACACCGGAATCAATG AGGCTTTTGATTGGAATGATGGTCAATCTATGGTACGTTTTGATCTTGGTATGATCTTATTGGCAACCAATAACTTCTCTCTAGAAAATAAGCTTGGCCAAGGTGGATTTGGATCTGTCTACAAG GGAATATTACCGAGTGGGCAAGAGATAGCGGTAAAGAGATTAATAAAAGGTTCAGGGCAAGGAAATATGGAGTTCAAGAATGAGGTCTTACTCTTGACAAGGCTCCAACATAGGAATCTGGTCAAGCTTCTTGGGTTTTGTAATGACAAAGATGAAGAGATTCTTGTCTACGAGTTCGTCCCCAATGCAAGCCTTGACCGCTTCATATTTG atgaagaaaaacgCCGGATTCTGACATGGGATGTGAGGTACATAATCATAGAAGGAGTTGCGAGAGGGCTTCAATATCTCCATGAAGATTCTCAGTTGAGGATTATTCACAGAGATTTGAAGGCAAGCAATATCCTTTTAGACGCAGATATGAACCCTAAGGTTGCAGACTTTGGGATGGCGAGGCTGTTCAATATGGATGAGACTCGAGGACAGACAAGCAGAGTAGTTGGAACATA CGGATATATGGCTCCAGAATACGCGACATACGGACAATTCTCAGCTAAATCggatgtttatagttttggtGTGATGCTGCTAGAGATGATATGTggtaaaaccaacaaaaacttggaaaaggaagaagaggaagaagaagagctttcaGCTTTT GTGTGGAAGAGGTGGACTGAAGGAAGATTTGAAGAAATCATTGATCCTTTGGCTGCTCCGAGTAACAACATCTCAATAAACGAAGTAGTGAAGCTCATCCACATAGGTTTGTTGTGTGTTCAAGAGAATGTTTCCAAAAGACCTAGCATGACTTCAATCCTCTTTTGGCTTGAAAGACACGCTAACACCACCATGCCTGTGCCCACACCTGTTGCTTTTTTTACACGGCCATCACcctcaccatcaccatcaccatcaccatcctCGTCACTGTGA
- the LOC104737297 gene encoding cysteine-rich receptor-like protein kinase 38 isoform X1 encodes MKNSTAILLTSSFILLLQTLHGVNAGFVCIGSSFRTNSSYHKNRDSLFSTLSDKVTTNGGFYNASLDGVHVLAFCRRDYERQGCIDCVEKSIRQIKTSCSNLVDSFNCDSDDRDRVSCFVRTTNHSTYRLPEFGPATLDPSPLAIDTSTKNMTLFRQEWDAMVDRALEAATVDTSTAVLKYYGAVKAEFTEFPNVYMMMQCTPDITSDECKKCLQESVTYFKNQFWGRQGGGICRPSCVFRWDLDAFYGAFANVTRVSAPPRALVPRAQAMNDKHCRVVKGGGIIAIFVVPSFINLLVFIGLIKAYSRIRKSNNRINEQQGDSGGQSMLRFDFGMILIATEDFSSVNTIGQGGFGSVYKGILPGGQEVAVKRLKKGSGQGDIEFKNEVLLLTRLQHRNLVKLFGFCNEGDEQIIVYEFVPNSSLDNFIFDEEKRLLLTWNMRFRIIEGVARGLLYLHEDSQLRIIHRDLKASNVLLDADMNPKISDFGMARLFNMDQTRAVTRKVVGTLGYMAPEYVKNRRVSAKTDVYSFGVVLLEIITGRSNKNYFESLGLPAYAWKCWVAGEAASIIDHVLSRSSTTEIMRFIHIGLLCVQENVAKRPTMNLVLQWLASDTVVIPLPTAAGFTTHLPVELHGTDASNQAQGGAGTLSLNMLTVTELSPR; translated from the exons ATGAAGAACTCTACTGCGATTTTGCTCACTTCTTCCTttattcttctccttcaaaCCCTCCACGGCGTTAATGCCGGTTTCGTCTGCATCGGAAGTTCCTTCCGTACCAATAGCAGCTACCACAAAAACCGTgactctctcttctctactcTTTCTGATAAAGTCACAACAAACGGTGGATTCTACAATGCTTCACTCGACGGAGTTCACGTTCTTGCCTTCTGTAGAAGAGACTACGAGAGGCAAGGTTGTATCGACTGCGTCGAAAAATCCATTCGACAGATTAAAACAAGTTGTTCTAACCTTGTTGATTCGTTCAACTGCGACAGTGACGATAGAGAccgtgtttcttgttttgtacgTACCACAAATCACTCAACTTATAGGCTACCCGAGTTTGGGCCGGCTACGCTTGATCCGAGCCCTCTTGCTATCGACACATCCACCAAGAACATGACCCTGTTCCGCCAAGAATGGGATGCAATGGTTGACCGGGCACTCGAGGCTGCAACCGTTGACACTTCCACAGCGGTTCTTAAGTATTACGGTGCTGTCAAAGCAGAGTTCACTGAGTTTCCAAATGTTTACATGATGATGCAATGCACACCGGACATAACTTCAGACGAGTGCAAGAAATGTTTGCAAGAGTCCGTTacctattttaaaaatcagttCTGGGGAAGACAAGGAGGCGGGATTTGTCGACCGAGCTGTGTTTTCCGGTGGGATCTTGATGCTTTTTACGGCGCTTTTGCTAATGTAACAAGAGTTTCTGCGCCTCCTCGAGCTTTGGTTCCTCGAGCACAAGCCATGAATGATAAACATTGTCGAGTGGTAAAGGGAG GAGGAATTATTGCGATATTCGTGGTTCCTAGTTTCATTAATCTTCTCGTGTTTATCGGTCTGATCAAAGCCTATAGTCGGATAAGAAAATCGAACAACAGAATCAATG AGCAGCAGGGTGATTCTGGTGGTCAATCTATGCTACGGTTTGATTTTGGCATGATACTAATCGCAACTGAGGACTTCTCCTCTGTAAATACGATTGGCCAAGGTGGATTTGGATCTGTATACAAG GGGATATTACCAGGCGGGCAGGAGGTAGCGgtaaagagattaaaaaaaggCTCAGGACAAGGAGAtatagagttcaagaacgaggtTTTACTCTTGACAAGACTCCAACATAGGAACCTAGTTaagctttttggtttttgtaatgAAGGAGATGAACAGATTATTGTCTACGAGTTTGTCCCAAATTCAAGCCTCGACAATTTCATATTTG ATGAAGAGAAACGTTTGCTACTAACGTGGAACATGAGGTTCAGAATTATAGAAGGCGTTGCACGAGGTCTTCTTTATCTACACGAAGATTCTCAGCTAAGGATTATACACCGAGACTTGAAGGCAAGCAATGTCCTTTTAGATGCAGATATGAATCCTAAAATTTCAGACTTTGGGATGGCAAGGTTGTTCAACATGGACCAGACTCGAGCAGTGACAAGAAAAGTAGTTGGAACCTT GGGGTATATGGCTCCTGAGTACGTTAAGAACAGAAGAGTTTCAGCCAAGACAGACGTTTACAGTTTCGGAGTCGTGCTTCTCGAGATAATAACCGGTCGAAGTAACAAGAATTATTTCGAATCCCTCGGGCTCCCTGCATAt gcGTGGAAGTGTTGGGTTGCGGGCGAGGCAGCGAGTATCATCGATCATGTCCTGAGTAGGAGCTCTACAACCGAAATCATGAGATTCATTCACATTGGTTTGTTGTGCGTTCAAGAGAATGTTGCAAAAAGACCAACCATGAATTTGGTTCTTCAGTGGCTTGCAAGTGACACTGTCGTGATTCCGTTACCTACAGCTGCTGGTTTCACCACACATCTTCCTGTTGAATTGCATGGAACCGATGCATCGAATCAAGCCCAAGGTGGAGCTGGCACGTTGTCATTGAATATGCTCACAGTCACCGAGTTAAGTCCTCGTTGA